One Prochlorococcus marinus XMU1411 genomic window, TTAAAATCGACTACTCGACATGTAAGAATTTTTACTGCTGAAGTTGTTGATAAAGAATTACAATTTCATCCCAACAAACTTACTCTAGATTTGGATCCTGATAACGAATTCATTTGGAACGAAGGCTCTTTAAATAAGATTAATGAAAAATTTAATGAACTAATTAAAGAGAGAGCAGGCA contains:
- the ndhM gene encoding NAD(P)H-quinone oxidoreductase subunit M, with product MEKMLLKSTTRHVRIFTAEVVDKELQFHPNKLTLDLDPDNEFIWNEGSLNKINEKFNELIKERAGKDLDDYELRKIGSEIEGLIKVLLQNGQLSYNPNCRVMNYSMGLPKTNEVL